The DNA window CGGGTGCTCTGGCTGACCACCTTCGGGGCGCGGTGCGCCGACCCGGCGGACGGACGGCCCGGCGGACGGCCCCGGATGCCGGGCGGGCAGCGGCCGTTCGTCCGCCGCCCGGTCCCGGACAGCCCGGGCGGGTTCCCGGCCACGCTGGCGTATGACGCTCAGGAGCGGGCGCTGCTGGTCGGCGGCGGCCGCATCGCCCCGGTGCCGGAGGCGGCCTGGGCCTACCGGGCGGGCGGGGAGCGGGTGTTGGAGACCTGGTTCGCGGAGCGGGCCGCCGCCGCCCCGGCCACGGCGGACCCCGGCTCCCCCGGCTCCCCCGGCTCCCCCGACTCCCTGGAGGCGGTGCGGCCCGTCTCCTGGCCTGCCGTCTGGACCACGGAGCTGATCGATCTGGCCACCGTGCTGGCCCTGCTGGCCGAGCTGCACGGCGCACAGGCCGAGCTGCTGCGTGATCTGGCGGCCGGGCCCCGGATCGGCACCGACGAACTGCGCGCGGCCGGAGTACTGCCCACCCCCGGCTGGGCCTCCCGGCCCGCGTCGGTGCTGGCCCATCGGGAGGAGGGCCCGGAAGGTCAGTTCGCCCTGCTCTGACCTGCGGAGCCCGGATGACCCCGAGCCGTCCGGTCGCCACCCGCCGAGTGCTGCCCGCCCCCGGCCGGGCCTCCCAGCCCATCGGGAGAAGGCCTCAGAGGCCCGGTTCGCCCTGCTCTGACCACCAGAGCCCTGCTGGCCCCGGACCGTCCGGCCGCCACCCGCCAAGTGCTGCCGACCCCCGCCCGGCCGGGCCTCCCAGCCCATCGGGAGGGCCCAGAAGGTCAGTTCGCCCTGCTCTGACCGCTGGGCCTCCCAGCCCATCGGGAGGAGGGCCCGGAGGGCCGGTTGGCCCTGCTCTGGCCGCCGCACTCGGCCAGGCGGGCAGGTAGGGTCGGGGCATCGGGGGCGTGACCAGTCCTGGAGGGGCCTTGTCGAGTGCCGTGGGGTCTGCGGGCGCTGTACGGTCCGAGGAGTTCGTCCGGGCCCACACCCGGGTCGCCGCCACGCCGTATGTACCGGAGGTGCTGCTGCACCAGGCGGACGAGGCGATCGGGCTCTGGGAGCGCACGGAGCAGGCGCAGGGCGGGGCGCGGATGCCCCCGCCGTTCTGGGCGTTCGGCTGGGCCGGGGGCCAGGCGCTGGCCCGCCATGTGCTGGACCACCCGGAGGCCGTCGCCGGGCGGACCGTCCTGGACCTGGCGTCGGGGTCGGGCCTGGTGGCGGTGGCCGCCGCGCTGGCCGGGGCGGCGACGGTGACCGCGAGCGACATCGACCGGTTCGCGGCGGCTGCGGTGAGCCTCAACGCCGCGGTGAACGGCGTACGGGTGGCGCCCCGGCTCGGAGACCTGCTGGACGGTGACGGCGACGGCGCCGAGGTGGTGCTCGCCGGGGACGTCTTCTACGAGCGGCCGATGGCCGAGCGGGTGCTGCCGTTCCTGGAAAGGGCCCGCGACCGGGGCGCCCTGGTGCTGGTCGGCGACCCGGGGCGGGCCTATCTGCCGAGGGAGCGGTTCGAGGCGGTGTCGCTGCACGAGGTGCCGGTGGTGGCGGACCTGGAGGACCGTGCGGTCAAGGCGACCACCGTCTGGCGGCTCACCGGCCGCTGACGCCTGGTCTGACGCGTCGTCAGTGCGCCGAGGACCACCCCGGCGGCCACCAGGGCACTGCCCGCCACCTGGGCCGGGCCGAGGCCGCCGGTGCCGACCAGCGGTGCGGTCAGCGCGGCGGCCACCGGGATGAGCCCGGAGAAGAGGCCCGCGCGTTCGGCGCCGAGCCGCTGCATGCCGGTGTACCAGCAGCAGAAGGCCACCACCGTGACCGGCAGGGCGTACCAGGCGAGCGCCGCCGCCTCCGTGGCCGTGGGCATCCGCAGTGCGGCGGTGCCGTCCAGCACCACGCCCAGCAGCGCCGCCTCGGCGGCGGCCGTTGCGCAGGCCGCCGCCGACAGCAGCACCGGGCCGAGCACCCTCAGCAGCTCCACCGCGACCAGCGAGAAGGCGACCTCCCCGGCCAGCGCCAGCACCGAGAAGAGCAGGCCCCCGCCGTCGGTGCGGCCCAACCCCTGCACCACCGCCGCTCCCCCGGCGACCAGCACCCCGGCTCCGGCCAGCCGCCCGGAGGGGCGGCGGCCCGCCAGCAGCGGCGCGAGCACCGCGATGACCAGCGGTGCACAGCCCACCACCACGCCGGGTACGGCGGGCTCCGCCGTGCGCTCGGCGGCCAGCACCGCGACATTGAAGCCGACCATGCCGGTGGCGGCCAGCGCCGCCAGCCGCAGCAGTTGGCGCGGCGGGAGTCGGCGCAGCGCGGACGGCAGTCCCTCGCCCCGGCGGGCGGCGATGACGGCGAGCAGCAGGGCGGCGAGGCCGTAGCGGACGGCCTGGCCGCCGAGGAACGGGTAGTGGGAGAGCAGGCTGCCGGCGGTGAAGGAGGTGCCGACGATCAGCGTGCCGACGGCCGCGAGCAGGGCGGCGGCCGGAGCACCGACCCGGGGGGCGGCCACGGACGCGGGGCCAGGATCGGGGTCGGAGTCGGAGTCGGGGTAAGGATGGGTCGGCGGCGCCGGCGGGGAGTCGGGGTGGGAGTCCATGATCCGATGCTGGCCCGGTGGACGGTCTACCGTGAGGTCCAATCCGGCGGGCGGTTGGTGGACCAGTGGGAGGGGCCATGCAGCAGGAGGGGGTCCGCCGGTGGGCGGGCGCGGCGTGGGAGCTGCTGCTCCCTGCGGCGGAGGCGCCCGCGAGGCGGCGCGGGCAGCAGCTACAGGCGGCCTTCCGGGAGGCGGTGCGGTCGGGGCGGCTGGCGACGGGCACGCTGCTGCCGTCCAGCCGGGAGCTGGCCCGCGACCTGGGGGTGTCCCGGGGGTTGGTCACCGAGGCGTATGCGCAACTGCTGGCCGAGGGCTATCTGATCAGCCGTCAGGGAGCGGGGACCTGGGTCGCCGGGCTCCCCGCACCGCGCGGGCGCCCGACCACCCCGGCACCGGGCGGGCAGACCTCGGGGCGGTCGGCGCCGCTGGTGGACTTCCGGCCGGGGCTGCCCGATCTGTCGGCGTTCCCCCGGGCCGGGTGGGCGGCGGCGCTGCGCGGCGCGCTGGACCGGCTGCCGCACACCGCGCTGGACTACCCGGACCCCCGGGGCCTGCCGGAGCTGCGGGAGTCGCTGGCGGAGCTGCTGGCCCGGCGGCGCGGAGTCGCGGTCGACCCGGACGGCCTGGTGGTCTGCTCCGGGGTGGCGCAGGCGCTGACCCTGCTGGGCCGGGTGCTGTACGGGCGCGGGCAGCGCCTGGTGGCGCTGGAGGACCCGGGCAGCCCCAGCCAGGCGAAGCTGTTCGAGGCGGCGGGGCTGCGCTGTGTGCCGCTGCCGGTCCGGGAGGACGGTCCGGACCTCGCCGCGCTGGCCGGGTGCGGGGCGAGGGCCGCCGTGGTCACTCCGTCGCACCAGTTCCCGCTGGGGACGGCGCTGGGGCCGGCGGGCCGGGCGGGGCTGCTGCGCTGGGCGCAGGACTGCGACGGGCTGGTGGTGGAGGACGACTACGACGGCGACTTCCGCTATGACCGGGCGCCGGTCGGGGCGTTGCAGGGGCTGGCGCCGGAGCGGGTGGCGTACACCGGGTCGGTGAGCAAGTCGCTGGCGCCGGGGCTGCGGCTGGGCTGGCTGGTACCGCCGCCGGAGCTGCTGGCGGCGGTGGTGGAGGCCAAGCGGGTGGCCGACCTGGGCAATGCGGTGCTGGAGCAGGCGGCGTTCGCCGAGTTCGTCCGGTCCGGGCGGTACGACCGGCAGCTGAGGCTCTGCCAGCGCCGCTACCGGCAGCGGCGGGATGCGCTGATCGGTGCGCTGGAGCGGTACCTGCCCGGGGTGCGGGTGGCCGGGATCGCCGCCGGGCTGCATCTGATCGCGGAGTTCCCCGCCGCGTACGGACCGCAGCGGAGCGTCCTCGGCGCCGCCGCCGGGGCGGGGGTGCGGCTCCGTCCGCTGAGCGACTGGACGGCGTCCGGGGCCGACCCCGAGCCGGACGGCCCGGCCCGCTGTGTGCTGGGGTACCCGCATCTGGCACCGGCCGAGATCGAGCGCGCCGTGGCGGCGGTGGGCCGGGCGCTGCGGCCACTGCACATGGGGTGACGGTATGTCGGGCGGGCCTGGGTCGATGTGCTGGCGGTCTTCAACCGGCCCGCCGCCGACGAGGTCGGCCCATACGACGCCCCGGCAGCCCTCCCGCACTCCCCCGGCATCCCGGCGGGCGTGGTCGACGATGTCGTGGTCTGCCCCTGGAACGACGCCGACGCCCTCCGCTCGGTGTCCGACGCGCACCGGGGCGAGATCGCCGCCGTGATCTGCGAGCCGATCGTGACCAACAACGCCTGCACGATGCCGCGGCCCGGATACCTGGAGACGCTGCGTGAGGGGTGCACCAGGCGCGGCCTCCTGCTGATCTTCGACGAGGTCTGCACCGGATTCCGTACCGGCCCGGGGGGCGCGCAGGGCCTCTTCGGCGTGCTGCCCGACCTCGCGGTCTACTCCAAGGCGCTGGGCGGCGGGCTCCCCATCGCTGCCTTCGCCGGCCGGGGGGACGTCATGGTCCGCATCGCCGACAACCAGGTCGAGCACGGCGGCACCTACAACGCCTCGCCGCTCTGCGCCACCGCCGCGCTGGTCACCCTGACCGAACTGGCCGACCCGGCGGTCACCGCGCGGATCGATGCCTCCGGCCGCCGGGTGATGGAGGCGATCCGCAGGGCCTCCCGCGACCACGGTGTCCCCTGCGCGGTGCAGGGCGTGGGGGCGATGTTCCAGGTGGTCTTCTCCGCCGACGGCGCACCCACCCGGCAGTACCGCGACACCTTCGCGCTCGACCACCGCCGCTTCGACGCGTTCCAGCACGCGCTGCTGCAACGCGGAGTCCACCTCAGCGGGCATGGGCTGGCCTGCTGGTTCATATCGTCCGCGCTGACCGACCAGGACCTGGACCACACCTGCGCGGCGGTCGAGGAGGCGTTTGCGGCGATCCGCTGACGGCCCGGCGGGCGGGCCGCGTCGCAGTGGTACCCGATATCCTCTCCTTTGGTCCTTTGGGATTCCTTTGGATTCCTTTCGATACCGAAGCTGTGATGAGCTGCGATGACGGTCGCGGCGCTGCCGGGCCGCCGGTACGATCCGCCTCACGCCGTCCGGTACCCGACCCGGGCGGGCGGCGACGGGCGGACGCGGCGGAGAGGGCGGCTTGGTGGATCGGCTCACCGGAGGGGACTCCTCGCTGCTGCGCCGGATCAACTCCGCGGTGACGCTACGTGCCCTGCGCGACGGCCATGCCCTCACCCTCACCCGCCTGGTGGGCGACACCGGTCTCTCCCGGCCCACCGTCGAGGGGGTGATCGAGGGGCTGATGGAGTCCGGGCTGGTGGTCGAGGTCGACCAGAGCCAGGACAGCACCCGGCAGCGCGGCCGACCGGCCCGCTGGTTCCGCTTCCGGGCGGAGGCGGGCCATGTGATGGGGGTGGAGATCGGCGTCCACTCGGTGCGGGCGGTGCTGGCCGACCTCACCGGCCGGGTCACCGGCTCCTGCTCCCGGCCGGTGGACGAGGCGCTGGGGGCGGACGAGCGCCTCGCCGCCGCCCGGGCGCTGGTCGCCGAGCAGTTGCGCCGCGCCGGGGTCTCCCGGGACAGCCTGTGGGCGGTCGGGATCGGCACCCCCGGCATCCTGGACGGCGAGGGCACCGTGCGGCTCGGCGCCGCGATGCCCGGCTGGACCGGGCTGGAGCTGGGCGCCCGGCTGCGGCGCTCGTTCCGCTGCCCGGTGCTGGTGGAGAACGACGCCAATCTGGCGGCCATCGCCGAGCACTGGCAGGGCGCGGCGGTGGGGATGGGCGATGTGGTCTTCGTCCTGGCGGGGCTCAGCCCCGGGGCGGGTTCACTGATCAACGGGCGGCTGCACCGGGGTTTCGGCGGCGCGGCGGGTGAGATCGGCGCACTCCATCTGCTGGGCCGGGAGGCCACCCCGGAGCGGCTGCTCTCCACCACCGGCAGGCCGCTGAACCCGCTGGACGAGGCGGCGGTGGCCCGGGTGCTGCGGCTGGCCCGGGAGGGCGACGCGGTGGCGCGGGACGCCATGGACCGCTTCCTGCAGCGGCTGGTGCATGACGTGGCGGCGCTGGTGCTGGCGATCGACCCGCAGATCGTGGTGGTGGGCGGCTGGGCCGCCGGGCTGGACGGGGTGCTGGAGCCGCTGCGGGAGCAGTTGGGCCGGTTCTGCCTGCGGGCGCCCGAGGTGGCGCTCTCCGCCCTCGGCGAGGAGGTCATCGCGCTGGGGGCGCTGCGGATGGCGCTGGACCAGGTGGAGGATCAGCTCTTCGCGGTGGAGCAGGCGGCCGGGCCGGGCCGCGGCTGACCTGCCGACCGGCCGATACGGCGGGGGCGGGGGCGAGGGTGGCGGGGCCGGGCGGGCGTCCGGCTCAGGAGGCGGTGCGGACCTCGGCGAGGCCCGCCCCGACGGGGGCGACCTCGACCAGGCCGGTCTGCCCGAAGGTGAGCCGGCAGGTGTCGGCGCGGTAGGTGGAGACGGCCAGCGCGGCGATCCGGCCCTGCGCGGCGTACTGGGTGGTGACCACCAGCACGGGGGTGCCGGGCGGGCGCTCCAGCAGCCGGGCCTCCTCGGCCTCGGCGACGCCCAGCTCCACGGCGCGGGACTCCCCGGCCAGCTCCAGGCGCTGGAGCTGGCGCAGCACCGAGCGGCCCCGGCCGGTGTCACCGACGAAGCCGGGCAGATGCGGCACTGCGGAGTCGGGCACGTGCAGCGCCTCCGTACCGACGACCTGACTGCCCGTCATCCGCAGTCGCCGGACGGTGTGCACCTGCTCGCTGGCGGGGATGGCCAGCGCCCTGGCCAGAGCGGCGGAGGGGGGCGCGGTGACGCAGTCGACGATCCGCCAGGCGGCGTCGCGCCCGGTGCCGGGCCAGCCCTCCTCGGCGGGGCTCACCGGCACCGCCGTACGGGGCGCCGCGACCAGGGTGCCGATGCCCCGGCGGCGCACCAGGCGGCCCTCCAGCTCCAGCTGGTCCAGCGCCTGCCGCAGCGTCGCGCGGGCGACCCCGAACCGGGAGGCGAGCTCCCGCTCATTGGGGATGACCTGGCCGGTGGCGAACTCGGAGTCGATGGCGCGCAGCAGCACGGTACGCAGGTGCCAGTACTTGGGCTCCGGTGCCGTCGCCTGCTCCGTGGTCCCCACCATGTCCTCCACCGCGTGGACGGCCGACCGAGGCCGGGCTTTTTGCGTCCTTCTTTATTAAAGGTCTTTGCAGTAAGGGACAGTAGGGCGCTGCGGAGAGATGGTCAAGACCAATGGCGACCGGCCGCCGACGATCCGGCGGGCCTGGGACGCATGCGTCCGGGGTGGGCGGGTACCCGAGTCCATCGGACCCGCAACCAGGGAGAAGGAACCATGAGAGACAACTCCGCCTCCGACGGCCTGCTGCCGAGCGAGGCCGCACTCCACGAGATCGCGCAGGGCGGCGACAAGCAGTCCGCGCTGACGACACTGGCGCGGAGCGAAGTCCTGCTGCCGGTGGCCGACGAGAACGGCGAGCCGGACCCGCAGGTGGTCCAGCTTCCCGTCTACGAGCAGCAGGACGGCACCCGGCTGGTGCCCGTCTTCACCTCCGAGACCCGGCTGGCGGCCGCCATGCCGGATGTGCGGCAGTACCGCAATGTGCCGATGTCCGCGCTGGGCGGCGGCTGGCCCTCCGACGACCTCTGGCTGGCCGTCGACCCGGGCTCCCCGGACGCGCTCAACCTGCCGGCCGACGGCGTCAAGGCCCTCCCGGCCCTCGCCGGGGCCTGAGGAGCCCCGTCCCGGCCCGGAGCGGCGGGGGCGGTCCCGCCACCGGGACCGCCCCCGCCGCTCGCTGCGGCTCTGGCAGGATCGGCGCCATGACGGCTGAAGCGGTGGGCGAGGAGACCGGCGGGGACCGACCTGCGACGACCTGGGACGGGCTGCCGGTCGCGGCGGACCTGCCGTACGGGGCGGCGGTGGTGGTGCGGCGCCCGGCCGGCGGCGCCTTCGAGTACCTGCTGCTGCACCGGGCGCACCAGGGCGCGCAGTACGAGGGCGACTGGGCGTGGACGCCCCCGTCGGGGGCGCGGCAGCCCGGGGAACCGCTCTTCCCGGGCGCGCTGCGGGAGCTCCAGGAGGAGGCCGGGCTGGTCGGCCTCACCGTGGACGCGGTGGACCTCTCCGGGCAGTGGGCGCTCTACCTCGCCGAGGTGGCCGAGCACGCCGTGGCGCTGATCGACCCGGAGCACGACCGCTACGCCTGGACGACCGCCGAGGAGGCGCTGCGGCGCTGCGCCCCGGACACCGTACGGGAGAACCTGCGCCGGACGGCGGTGCTGCCGCCGGTCCGGATCGCCTTCGACCAGGCGCTGCGGGAGCGCGGCCGCACCGTGCACGCCCTGCGGGTGGACGACGCGGAGTGCGGGTCCTTCGGCTACACCGTCTCCGGGGCCGACCACGGCGGTGGCGGACGGGCGGAGCTGGACTGGACGGTCGGCGAGTCGGTGCACGGGGTGCCGGGGCTGCTCACCCGCGCCCTCTGGCGCCACCTCTGCGAGGTGCTGACCGTGGCCGAGCCGGGGGTGGCGCAGGTGGCGGTGGAGGCCGGGTCGGCCGTGGACCGCCGGGCGGCGCTGGCGGCCGGGTTCCTGCCGACCGGCGGCGACGGCAGCGGTCCGCTGCTGACGCTGGATGTACGGCGGGTCTTCGGCGGTTGACCGGCGGGCCGGGGCGATATCCAGGTGAGCGGTCCCGGTCCCGCTCGGAAGCGTGGGGCCATGGACCATGTGAGGGCCGCACAGGAGATCGCCGCTACCCCGCCTCCTGCCCGCCCGGGCCGGTGGGCCTGCTCTGGTCGGGGTACGCCCGCCGCTGACGGCTCCATGGCGGGCGTACCCCGGTCAGCCCTCGGGGGCTGCGGAGTGCCCGCGGCCGACGGCGTACCCCGCCAGGTAGGCCCGCAGGCCGCGCCGCCCGCTGCGCATCATCAGGGCGTGGTTGGCGGTGAAGGCGGGCCGGGCGGGCAGGGCGAGGCGGCGCATCAGCGGCCTGCCGGGGCGCACGTCCTCCTCGAAGACCGCGCGGCTGCCGCCCGGGCAGGCGGTCACCGTCCACCGGGACCAGCCCCGCAGATCCCCGGCCATGGCCGCCTCCAGCACCCCGGCCGCCGGGTCCCGCCGGGACTCCTCGACGGTGAGGACCAGGTCGTAGGGGAGCACCGAGCGGACCGTGAGCTCGCCGTGCCGGTCGTCGAGGCGGCGGATCCGGCGGACCTCGGGCCACCACAGCGGGTAGCGGCCGATGTCCTCCAGTGCCCGGTAGACATCGTCGGGGGGCGCGGCCAGCTCCCAGCTGCTGGTGAACCGGTAGTGGTTGGGGTCCATCAGGGCAGGTCGAGCCGGCCCTCGGGGGTGAGCGGGAAGAAGGGGTTGTGGGCGAGCTCCCAGAGGTGGCCGTCCGGGTCCTCGAAGTAGCCGGAGTAGCCGCCCCAGGAGGTGGGCTGCGGAGGTTTGACCACGGTGGCGCCGGCGGCCACCGCGCTCTGGAGGGCCCGATCGACGGCGGCCTCGTCCTCCAGGTTGACGGCGAGGGTGACACCCCGGAAACCGGACTCCGGCTCGGCGGGGATTCCGGCGTCGGCGGCCAGCTCCTCCACCGGGAAGAGGCCGAGCGCGGAGTCCGCCGTGTGGAACCACACGATCTCCGGGCTGGAGGCGCTGGAGCGCTTCCAGCCGAGGTCCTGGTAGAAGCGGGCACTGGTCTCCAGGTCGGAGACGCCCAGCGTGACAATGCTGATCCTGGCGGGAACGGTCATGCTCGGCAGCGTAGGCGCCGGGTCCGACAACGGCCCACCGCAGCGCCGAACCACCGGGGAGCCGGGGCGGTACGGTACGGCGACGGGTCGCCCGGAGGAGGAGCAGGATGGCAGAGGCGCTGATCGCGGCCGTGGCGGACCGGGTGCCGGAGGTGGACCCGGCGGCGTTCACCGCGCCGACCTCCGTGGTGGTGGGCCGGGTGCGGCTCTCCGCCGGGGCGAGCGTCTGGTACCACGCGGTGCTGCGCGGCGACGCCGAGGACATCACCGTCGGCCGGGATACCAATGTCCAGGACAACTGCACGGTGCACGCCGACCCCGGGTTCCCGGCGGTGCTGGGCGAGCGGATCTCGGTGGGGCACAACGCGGTGCTGCACGGCTGCACGGTCGAGGACGATGTGCTGATCGGGATGGGCGCCACCGTGCTCAACGGGGCGCGGATCGGCGCCGGCTCGCTGGTGGCGGCCGGCGCCGTGGTGCCGCAGGGCATGCAGGTCCCGCCCGGTTCCCTGGTGGCCGGGGTGCCGGCCAGGGTGAAG is part of the Peterkaempfera bronchialis genome and encodes:
- a CDS encoding class I SAM-dependent methyltransferase, producing the protein MSSAVGSAGAVRSEEFVRAHTRVAATPYVPEVLLHQADEAIGLWERTEQAQGGARMPPPFWAFGWAGGQALARHVLDHPEAVAGRTVLDLASGSGLVAVAAALAGAATVTASDIDRFAAAAVSLNAAVNGVRVAPRLGDLLDGDGDGAEVVLAGDVFYERPMAERVLPFLERARDRGALVLVGDPGRAYLPRERFEAVSLHEVPVVADLEDRAVKATTVWRLTGR
- a CDS encoding DMT family transporter, which translates into the protein MDSHPDSPPAPPTHPYPDSDSDPDPGPASVAAPRVGAPAAALLAAVGTLIVGTSFTAGSLLSHYPFLGGQAVRYGLAALLLAVIAARRGEGLPSALRRLPPRQLLRLAALAATGMVGFNVAVLAAERTAEPAVPGVVVGCAPLVIAVLAPLLAGRRPSGRLAGAGVLVAGGAAVVQGLGRTDGGGLLFSVLALAGEVAFSLVAVELLRVLGPVLLSAAACATAAAEAALLGVVLDGTAALRMPTATEAAALAWYALPVTVVAFCCWYTGMQRLGAERAGLFSGLIPVAAALTAPLVGTGGLGPAQVAGSALVAAGVVLGALTTRQTRRQRPVSRQTVVALTARSSRSATTGTSCSDTASNRSLGR
- the pdxR gene encoding MocR-like pyridoxine biosynthesis transcription factor PdxR; the protein is MQQEGVRRWAGAAWELLLPAAEAPARRRGQQLQAAFREAVRSGRLATGTLLPSSRELARDLGVSRGLVTEAYAQLLAEGYLISRQGAGTWVAGLPAPRGRPTTPAPGGQTSGRSAPLVDFRPGLPDLSAFPRAGWAAALRGALDRLPHTALDYPDPRGLPELRESLAELLARRRGVAVDPDGLVVCSGVAQALTLLGRVLYGRGQRLVALEDPGSPSQAKLFEAAGLRCVPLPVREDGPDLAALAGCGARAAVVTPSHQFPLGTALGPAGRAGLLRWAQDCDGLVVEDDYDGDFRYDRAPVGALQGLAPERVAYTGSVSKSLAPGLRLGWLVPPPELLAAVVEAKRVADLGNAVLEQAAFAEFVRSGRYDRQLRLCQRRYRQRRDALIGALERYLPGVRVAGIAAGLHLIAEFPAAYGPQRSVLGAAAGAGVRLRPLSDWTASGADPEPDGPARCVLGYPHLAPAEIERAVAAVGRALRPLHMG
- a CDS encoding aspartate aminotransferase family protein, encoding MLAVFNRPAADEVGPYDAPAALPHSPGIPAGVVDDVVVCPWNDADALRSVSDAHRGEIAAVICEPIVTNNACTMPRPGYLETLREGCTRRGLLLIFDEVCTGFRTGPGGAQGLFGVLPDLAVYSKALGGGLPIAAFAGRGDVMVRIADNQVEHGGTYNASPLCATAALVTLTELADPAVTARIDASGRRVMEAIRRASRDHGVPCAVQGVGAMFQVVFSADGAPTRQYRDTFALDHRRFDAFQHALLQRGVHLSGHGLACWFISSALTDQDLDHTCAAVEEAFAAIR
- a CDS encoding ROK family protein; its protein translation is MDRLTGGDSSLLRRINSAVTLRALRDGHALTLTRLVGDTGLSRPTVEGVIEGLMESGLVVEVDQSQDSTRQRGRPARWFRFRAEAGHVMGVEIGVHSVRAVLADLTGRVTGSCSRPVDEALGADERLAAARALVAEQLRRAGVSRDSLWAVGIGTPGILDGEGTVRLGAAMPGWTGLELGARLRRSFRCPVLVENDANLAAIAEHWQGAAVGMGDVVFVLAGLSPGAGSLINGRLHRGFGGAAGEIGALHLLGREATPERLLSTTGRPLNPLDEAAVARVLRLAREGDAVARDAMDRFLQRLVHDVAALVLAIDPQIVVVGGWAAGLDGVLEPLREQLGRFCLRAPEVALSALGEEVIALGALRMALDQVEDQLFAVEQAAGPGRG
- a CDS encoding GntR family transcriptional regulator, encoding MGTTEQATAPEPKYWHLRTVLLRAIDSEFATGQVIPNERELASRFGVARATLRQALDQLELEGRLVRRRGIGTLVAAPRTAVPVSPAEEGWPGTGRDAAWRIVDCVTAPPSAALARALAIPASEQVHTVRRLRMTGSQVVGTEALHVPDSAVPHLPGFVGDTGRGRSVLRQLQRLELAGESRAVELGVAEAEEARLLERPPGTPVLVVTTQYAAQGRIAALAVSTYRADTCRLTFGQTGLVEVAPVGAGLAEVRTAS
- a CDS encoding SseB family protein, translating into MRDNSASDGLLPSEAALHEIAQGGDKQSALTTLARSEVLLPVADENGEPDPQVVQLPVYEQQDGTRLVPVFTSETRLAAAMPDVRQYRNVPMSALGGGWPSDDLWLAVDPGSPDALNLPADGVKALPALAGA
- a CDS encoding NUDIX domain-containing protein, translating into MTAEAVGEETGGDRPATTWDGLPVAADLPYGAAVVVRRPAGGAFEYLLLHRAHQGAQYEGDWAWTPPSGARQPGEPLFPGALRELQEEAGLVGLTVDAVDLSGQWALYLAEVAEHAVALIDPEHDRYAWTTAEEALRRCAPDTVRENLRRTAVLPPVRIAFDQALRERGRTVHALRVDDAECGSFGYTVSGADHGGGGRAELDWTVGESVHGVPGLLTRALWRHLCEVLTVAEPGVAQVAVEAGSAVDRRAALAAGFLPTGGDGSGPLLTLDVRRVFGG
- a CDS encoding SRPBCC family protein; amino-acid sequence: MDPNHYRFTSSWELAAPPDDVYRALEDIGRYPLWWPEVRRIRRLDDRHGELTVRSVLPYDLVLTVEESRRDPAAGVLEAAMAGDLRGWSRWTVTACPGGSRAVFEEDVRPGRPLMRRLALPARPAFTANHALMMRSGRRGLRAYLAGYAVGRGHSAAPEG
- a CDS encoding VOC family protein; amino-acid sequence: MTVPARISIVTLGVSDLETSARFYQDLGWKRSSASSPEIVWFHTADSALGLFPVEELAADAGIPAEPESGFRGVTLAVNLEDEAAVDRALQSAVAAGATVVKPPQPTSWGGYSGYFEDPDGHLWELAHNPFFPLTPEGRLDLP
- a CDS encoding gamma carbonic anhydrase family protein, with protein sequence MAEALIAAVADRVPEVDPAAFTAPTSVVVGRVRLSAGASVWYHAVLRGDAEDITVGRDTNVQDNCTVHADPGFPAVLGERISVGHNAVLHGCTVEDDVLIGMGATVLNGARIGAGSLVAAGAVVPQGMQVPPGSLVAGVPARVKRPLGKDEIAGIRANAEGYLLLARAHRDSLRQ